The genomic region GCAACtgaaaaacttatttttcaaataaagctGCTAGAGTTTCTAATGTATTTCCTATGgacaatgcaaaaaaacccacacacaaaaaccaaccaaTTAAAAAATCCCAGAGACTTGCAGGTCCCGCAGGAGTGACACAGGGCCTGGCAGCGTTTTCGAAAGCATCACTGGGGGGGGTCTTTTTCACCACCTACGCTTAACGTGTCCCCTTCTCCCCCAGTGCCATGCACAGCTCTCCCCCCGCCACGCTATGGATACTACTACGTGGAAGGAGGCTCAGGCGTCTCCTTGGGCTCGGTGCTCGTGTACTGGTGCCAGGAGGGATACCAGCTGGTGGGCAGCGAGAGGCTCGCCTGCCTCCGCCAGGAGAGTACTTCGTCCTGGAGCCACCCCCCACCCCAGTGCCAGGGTAAGGAGCCCTCGGGCGGGAGCCggcccctgtgcccagccccaggggctcAGCGGGGCGCGGGGGCAGCGCCATACACTCGCTAACTCGGGTGGGGACGTGCAGCCACCGGCCCTCACACGGGGGCTGCCTCACTCTGACCAAGCCAGCGAGGGCAGAAGGACGTGAGGCGACCCCGCCACCCCGAACAGGGACAGCGAAGGTCCAGCTTGACCCAGTCAGTTGTGGTCAGCACCGGTGAAatgcctgctccagcagggtcactgCAACAGCatttcaggagctgcaggaggcagggggTGCCAGAGGGTGAATTCACCTGGGATCAGCTCAGCAGATAACCAGACCTTCCCTCACTGCCAGTAACTGCTGCTCAAGGCATCAGGCTGGGTCAAAACCTGGTACCGGCTGAGACCCGACTCCTGGTGCCAGGCACAGGGAGTCCAGGGCACTGCCAGAAGCTCTCACAACAGGAGGAACACTGAACTTCACAATAACCCGGGACATGCTGAGCATGTGCCAGCTGCAAGTGGCCCTCCTTagtactttttaatttttttctcttttcagctgttttctttgtcccttttaaatgccttttttatattttccaacttttttcctttctaattttttatgcttttaaacttttttccctgtttccttttaaacttttctccctttttaactttattacattttaatttttttctatttttcctgtttaaccttttttcattttttcggGCTTAATTTCTACTACCCTTACGCTTTATGCAAGCCACATCAAATGCTTGATATTTTCAGCCCCGTCTTATTATTTTATATGAATTATCTGAAGAAAATATGACGTGTtaatatggggtttttttccattaacttTCTGGTGTATTGAGCCGGCATGGCATCACCCACGTTCACCATTAGCTTTTTTAAGGGTTATTAATAAATACTCTCTGTAACATCACTTTGGGGTTACCTGCAAGGGGGACGGCGGCCGGGGGTAAGGGGAGGTCCCCTTCCCCGGCCCTGCTGACCGCCCCCGCCCCCTGCCCGCAGCCGCCCCGCAGCCCTCGGACACCGGGTCCCGCGTGGCGGTGGCCGCCTCGCTGCTGAGCGGAGCCGTCATCCTGGCACTGTCCGTCTCCTTCGCCGTGTGCTGCTGGCGGGACAGGGCGAGGAAGAGCCGCGCGGGGTGAGTATGGAGGTGGTGTGGGAGCGGTGGGGTGGGTTTCGCAggagtgaggagcagctgcGGGAGCTGAAGGAGTGTCGCTGCTGCCATCTGCTGAGACAGGCGGGTTGCGACCACTCGGGACACTTGGGACCCACCCGTGCTCTTTCACAACCCTCCTGCTCACACATCTGAAACTACCAAGCATAAGAGAAGTTAAACCACTGCTCCAAAGCCAAGGTATGTTTAACTTTGGAAGGGGTTTTTGGCagtggggatgctgctgctgattGCAGAGGGGGTGCTCCTGTTATATGCCTGAGgaatgggatgccatccagaaggacctggacaagctcaagaagtgAGACCATGGAAACCTCGTGaagtttaacaagaccaagtgcaaggtgctgcaccagGGTCCGGGCTACCCCAGATAACACAGGCCGGGGGATGGAGGGATCAAGAGCAGCCCggctgagaaggacttggaggtTCTGGTGGGTGAggggctggacatgacccagcaatgtgcactcccagcccagaaagccagttgtatcctgggctgcatccaaagcagctggacagcagggtgagggaggggattctgcccttctgctctgctgagaccccatctgcagtgctgcatccagctctgcgGTCCCCAAAGTAAGAAGGATGCAGACCTGTTTGAGTAAGGctcagaggaggccaccaagatgatcagagggttGGAGCACTTCTCCTATGAGAAAGGCTGCAAGCTGgcattccagctgcagagaAGGCGGCTCCAGGAAGATCttacagcagccttccagtacttgaTGGGaccctacaagaaagatgggtACAAGCTTTTTAACAGGGCCCATTATGATAGGACAAAGggcaattattttaaagtgagGGAGAGTTGACTAAGATTGAATATAAGGAAGATGGTTTGTATAatgagggtggtaaaacactggaacaggttgcccagagaagctgcagatgtcccatccctgaatTCAAGGTCAGATTGGATggaactctgagcaacctgatctagttgaaggtGTTCCTGCTCATTGCAGTGGGGACACACaacctttaaaggtcacttCCAGCCCAAATTATTCTACAATTCTGTTAGCTTGGTGATTTACACAAAGCCCCCCATTatcagaggaagaagggaactgACAATACATGGAAGATGGTTGATAGGAATATCCCTTTTTGGAGGCTAAGTTCAGTGCAACTGCCTGCACACAGCCCAGGGTgggggagggaaagaaggagcTTTCTCCTCTGGAAAGAACTGGGAGAAAAGTCATGGTAGGGAGCAGGACTGGACAAGCAGAGGTGCCAAGACCTCACTCACAGAGCatcatctctgcagcagcactgcccagttTTCTTGGCCTACACTACAGTCCAGCAGGACCTCTTTTGTATCCTGGGCAAGGGATTAAGTAACACTTAGGGACCGTGCAGCCTAGGAATGCACCTTTAATCAAGAGCCTAACTCATTATCAGAAGTGCacaaggacaaggaggaaaaaaaacccaaacccttccagcAAGAGAGAGCATCTCAGTCTTTCAGCAGGCACCAGTCATACCTCTCCCCACGGGCCTGCTCTTCCCTAGGTGATGCAACCCTTTTGTGCAGGGCTGAAACGACATCAGGCCTTTcctctgggagcagaggaagggagTAAAAATCACTGGGTGACATCCTAAGCTGCCTTAGGACACAAACATGCCAGATCCTTCCAGGGGTGTGAGTAAATAAAAGCCAGACCACAGAGCACAAGGAAAGCATCTGCATGGGCATCTTTCTCTCACcaccctgcaggcagcagcaccgaAGGAAAGGCAGAGGACGGAAGCGTGACCCCTCCGCCCCCGAGGGGGGCAGGAATGCTTTCGGGAGACTCAAACACTACCACCGGCGCGATTACCACCTCTCggccctctccagctctgtgtTCCCAGGGGCATTTGCAGGCTGCAATAACCTGGCTTTCCAAAGGTACCGCTCAGCACCTCTCCCTGCCGCTGCCCCCCCAAGCTCCTCACACAAGGGCAAGAGCTGCTCCCAGACTACCcggaggcaggagcagccagctgtAAAAAAGCTCACATCTCCTGGGCAGTCAAACCCCTGCTTCACCCTCTTACGTGCTCCCCACCTAGCACCTATCAGCAGTGGAAGCCTTGCACCTGCTCTTTTTCAAGGGGGAGGGAAGCCAGAGGCCCAGGGCTCCCCTTGGCCCTGCCTCAGCATCGCCGGGGTGGGCTGCAGCCCCCTTACCATGGCCTCTCCCGCTTGCCTTTCCCAGCAGCCCTGACCAGCAGCCGAAGCTGCCCTTGGGAAGATGGCGCCCCGGGGCTGAGGCTGTGCCCCGGCCGCTGCCGCCCGGCCCGGGCCCCGCCAGCGGCCTGCCCGGCCACCTGCCCGGCCACCTGGCCCGCAGCGCCCTGCTGCCGGCCCGCCCGCACAGGGACCTGCTGCCCCGCTACTGCAGCGGCGTGGAGGAACACAAGGGCTTCAGCGAGTGCGGGAAGCCGCTCTGAGAATTTAAACTGCcattcagcttttcttcctttttatttttcttttaacgCTATCAACTCCTTGACCTCAGGAAGAAAGGATTTCAGAAGAGCCAGTTAATGTACCTGGGTTTTCAAATGGAGAACAAATGACATTTCATgctgaaagactttttttatataatccttttatttccctccccTGTCCAGCAGTGCACATTTCAAACAGGAGTTTCTGAGTTATAAGCTTCTTAATTGATTATTTTTGCATAAAGCCAAGTCTGAGTAACCCCATTTTAACCTAAAGTTTGTTTGCAGACTTTCCAGTTTTGAACATCAGTCTGATTTTCTGTTTAGGGCTCTTTTAAAGGCTGAAAGTGAAAACAGTTACCAGGAACAAAGAATGAGATTAGATACCTGGAAGCATTTACAATTAATTGCACTTGAATATAGATGGAGacctaaagattttttttgttggcgTTCAGAACTCACCATATCTTCCAACTTCTATACAGACAATCTTAGACATGAAAGATGTATTGACAAGAGTGCAAAGCTAGCCAGTCAAGGGGAAAACATGAATTTATCTTTAATACAAAGAACCTAGCACatctgaaagcaaacaaacaaaacaacagccctctaaaaaaaaaaaaaaaaataatcaaccaaccaaccaactccaaaaaaaaaaccaaaccaaaaaaaacctcaaaaactaaaaccaacccaaaacccaacaaaccttttgggggtttttcattccttctctCCAGCATTAGAAATTCAAATCACGTGTATCAGGACCCATAGCAAGACTTAAAGAGCTAATCTAAGTGCCATCAGTTGCGTTCAGAAAGCAGTGACC from Corvus hawaiiensis isolate bCorHaw1 chromosome 4, bCorHaw1.pri.cur, whole genome shotgun sequence harbors:
- the LOC125325434 gene encoding sushi domain-containing protein 3-like isoform X2, which encodes MTGQRFGKCIILCLLPWSCLSFAWSDAAGPGTASLGAGHIRKGLPRDVANGTDVHSNISVPCTALPPPRYGYYYVEGGSGVSLGSVLVYWCQEGYQLVGSERLACLRQESTSSWSHPPPQCQAAPQPSDTGSRVAVAASLLSGAVILALSVSFAVCCWRDRARKSRAGQQHRRKGRGRKRDPSAPEGGRNAFGRLKHYHRRDYHLSALSSSVFPGAFAGCNNLAFQSPDQQPKLPLGRWRPGAEAVPRPLPPGPGPASGLPGHLPGHLARSALLPARPHRDLLPRYCSGVEEHKGFSECGKPL
- the LOC125325434 gene encoding sushi domain-containing protein 3-like isoform X3, with product MTGQRFGKCIILCLLPWSCLSFAWSDAAGPGTASLGAGHIRKGLPRDVANGTDVHSNISVPCTALPPPRYGYYYVEGGSGVSLGSVLVYWCQEGYQLVGSERLACLRQESTSSWSHPPPQCQAAPQPSDTGSRVAVAASLLSGAVILALSVSFAVCCWRDRARKSRAGQQHRRKGRGRKRDPSAPEGGRNAFGRLKHYHRRDYHLSALSSSVFPGAFAGCNNLAFQSQV
- the LOC125325434 gene encoding sushi domain-containing protein 3-like isoform X1; this encodes MTGQRFGKCIILCLLPWSCLSFAWSDAAGPGTASLGAGHIRKGLPRDVANGTDVHSNISVPCTALPPPRYGYYYVEGGSGVSLGSVLVYWCQEGYQLVGSERLACLRQESTSSWSHPPPQCQAAPQPSDTGSRVAVAASLLSGAVILALSVSFAVCCWRDRARKSRAGQQHRRKGRGRKRDPSAPEGGRNAFGRLKHYHRRDYHLSALSSSVFPGAFAGCNNLAFQSSPDQQPKLPLGRWRPGAEAVPRPLPPGPGPASGLPGHLPGHLARSALLPARPHRDLLPRYCSGVEEHKGFSECGKPL